Proteins encoded within one genomic window of Bacteroidales bacterium:
- the thiS gene encoding sulfur carrier protein ThiS — protein sequence MNIILNNRNENFDVENLTVSKLLELKNFTFKMLVIKINGKLIKKDKYDTAVINNSDNITVLHLISGG from the coding sequence ATGAATATAATTTTAAATAACAGGAACGAAAATTTTGATGTTGAAAATCTTACTGTATCAAAATTACTTGAGTTGAAAAATTTTACATTCAAAATGCTTGTTATAAAAATTAATGGAAAGCTGATTAAAAAAGACAAATATGATACTGCTGTTATTAACAATAGTGATAATATTACAGTGCTTCATTTAATAAGTGGTGGATAA